One window of the Lactococcus lactis genome contains the following:
- a CDS encoding LexA family transcriptional regulator, whose amino-acid sequence MKKIRLPEMIDYFRKENGWTMKEFGEKLGKSESAISKWIKGVRSPMVEDFDKMVNLFNTDPDTLMYGASDLSTTLSEINKISSQLEEPRQKIVLNTASNQLDEQNQEKKKESKVIPINKIPDDLPPYISRKILENFTMPTNTMEYEPDEDMVDVPILGRIAAGLPLDAVENFDGTRPVPAHFLSSARDYYWLMVDGHSMEPKIPFGSYVLIEAVPDVTDGTIGAVLFHDDCQATLKKVYHEIDCLRLVSINKEFKDQFATQDNPAAVIGQAVKVELDL is encoded by the coding sequence ATGAAAAAAATACGACTACCTGAAATGATAGATTATTTCAGAAAAGAGAATGGTTGGACAATGAAAGAGTTTGGCGAAAAGCTAGGAAAATCTGAGTCAGCTATTTCTAAATGGATAAAAGGGGTTAGAAGTCCCATGGTTGAAGATTTTGATAAAATGGTCAATCTATTTAATACTGATCCTGATACATTAATGTATGGTGCTTCTGACCTTTCTACAACTCTATCTGAAATAAATAAAATCAGTTCACAGCTTGAAGAACCACGTCAAAAAATAGTTCTTAACACTGCAAGCAATCAATTAGATGAGCAAAACCAAGAAAAGAAAAAGGAATCTAAAGTGATTCCGATTAATAAAATACCTGATGATTTGCCACCATATATAAGTAGAAAGATTTTAGAAAACTTCACTATGCCTACAAACACTATGGAATATGAACCTGATGAAGACATGGTAGATGTTCCTATTCTTGGTAGAATAGCGGCCGGACTTCCTCTTGATGCAGTAGAAAACTTCGACGGTACAAGACCAGTCCCTGCGCACTTCTTATCTTCTGCTCGTGATTATTATTGGTTAATGGTTGATGGGCATAGCATGGAACCAAAGATTCCGTTTGGTTCTTATGTTTTAATTGAAGCTGTTCCTGATGTGACCGACGGTACTATTGGAGCTGTTCTTTTCCATGATGATTGTCAGGCAACATTAAAAAAAGTTTATCACGAAATAGATTGCTTGAGACTTGTGTCAATCAACAAAGAATTTAAAGACCAATTTGCTACACAAGACAATCCAGCAGCTGTAATCGGTCAAGCCGTCAAAGTAGAACTTGATTTATAA
- a CDS encoding putative transcriptional regulator gives MEQVVTHYRETIQQHSVEWYKKQLLKDFSVQFIKDSLLPQLFEWSNAYKAAVELTK, from the coding sequence ATGGAACAAGTAGTTACGCATTACAGAGAAACTATTCAGCAGCATAGTGTTGAGTGGTACAAAAAACAACTGTTAAAAGATTTTTCTGTTCAATTTATCAAAGACTCTTTATTACCTCAGTTATTTGAATGGTCAAATGCTTATAAAGCAGCAGTTGAACTGACAAAATAA
- a CDS encoding PD-(D/E)XK nuclease-like domain-containing protein: MTEEKPRFSFSDIRTFQECPFRLRERKAKRYAESPTEAMLVGLYAHAMLEGDKSTDDFVQEHSVDMMGNLGKKNQAIKKVFKDIVMAVNEVKKTETYQSFDTLHTHKELYIRADYDDFVISGRIDVLRFDHENKIIEIIDWKTAASFEDVFDKNIRAYLEWYSHYREQLALYAWLVAQEFSDYTKLDYTVVGKIVGFTKKLPVNIKTITMDFGKLADISDKILVQTVLSELDNIAHNIEHEGMDGYFCHNCDCCIQNKKYEELEVEVW; this comes from the coding sequence ATGACCGAAGAAAAACCAAGATTTAGTTTTTCTGATATTAGAACTTTTCAGGAATGTCCTTTTAGATTAAGGGAAAGAAAAGCAAAAAGGTACGCTGAATCTCCTACAGAAGCCATGCTAGTTGGCCTTTATGCTCATGCAATGCTTGAGGGAGATAAAAGTACTGATGACTTTGTTCAAGAGCACTCTGTGGATATGATGGGCAATCTAGGCAAGAAGAATCAAGCTATTAAAAAAGTTTTTAAAGATATTGTGATGGCAGTCAATGAAGTGAAAAAAACTGAAACTTATCAGTCTTTCGATACTTTACATACTCATAAAGAACTTTACATCAGAGCAGATTATGATGATTTTGTGATTAGTGGAAGAATTGATGTCTTAAGGTTTGACCACGAAAATAAGATCATTGAAATAATTGACTGGAAAACGGCCGCAAGTTTTGAAGATGTGTTTGATAAAAATATCAGAGCTTATTTGGAATGGTACAGCCATTATAGAGAACAACTAGCTTTATACGCATGGTTAGTTGCTCAAGAATTCTCTGATTATACGAAACTAGATTATACAGTGGTAGGAAAAATTGTAGGTTTTACCAAGAAACTTCCAGTAAACATTAAGACGATTACGATGGATTTTGGAAAACTTGCTGATATTTCGGATAAAATTCTTGTTCAAACTGTGTTATCTGAGTTGGATAACATCGCTCATAATATTGAGCATGAGGGAATGGATGGATACTTTTGTCATAATTGCGACTGCTGTATCCAAAACAAAAAATACGAAGAATTAGAGGTAGAAGTATGGTAA
- a CDS encoding AAA family ATPase → MQIKPGGARSPKLNRILISGGGGSGKTTLAAKFATSPDRALFISTDGNASRQGYRAIDFEFPNTAEQIISNFIQALNLAEQDTKNWDVLVIDLIEDFDERAQTLLRSDIGSRQAMRAWGKINALYKDMQSLMMSKFRDKTIVLLSRDIEEVDQKTGEITGYKPALRKALKNLVLKDQDVEIRSYFDKNNKRQFDISNLRYEEMKSSLQKIINKPLELPHDSEQEEKANKLKAQYDKAFAAAASHNASDKDIEYWKNMEPSEAIMSIADWIRIKKSAQTVVDEEEPIMDELFLVGQN, encoded by the coding sequence ATGCAAATTAAACCCGGTGGAGCAAGGAGCCCTAAGTTAAATAGAATTTTAATTTCAGGCGGAGGGGGTTCCGGTAAAACAACTTTAGCTGCTAAGTTTGCAACGAGTCCAGACCGTGCGTTATTCATAAGTACGGATGGAAATGCAAGCCGACAAGGATATCGTGCTATAGATTTTGAATTTCCTAATACTGCTGAACAAATTATTTCTAATTTCATTCAGGCATTAAACTTAGCTGAACAAGATACTAAAAATTGGGATGTTTTAGTGATTGACTTGATTGAAGATTTTGACGAACGAGCACAAACATTACTCAGAAGTGATATTGGTTCTAGGCAAGCGATGCGTGCTTGGGGTAAAATAAATGCTTTGTACAAAGATATGCAAAGTTTAATGATGAGTAAATTCAGAGATAAAACAATTGTTTTACTTAGCAGAGATATTGAAGAAGTTGACCAAAAAACAGGGGAAATAACAGGATATAAACCTGCATTACGCAAAGCATTGAAAAACCTTGTTTTAAAAGACCAAGATGTTGAAATTAGATCTTACTTTGATAAGAATAACAAGCGTCAATTTGACATTTCTAATCTTCGTTATGAAGAAATGAAGAGTTCGCTGCAAAAGATAATTAATAAACCTTTAGAGCTTCCTCATGATTCAGAGCAAGAAGAAAAAGCTAATAAATTAAAAGCACAATATGATAAAGCTTTTGCGGCTGCAGCATCTCATAATGCGAGTGATAAAGATATTGAGTATTGGAAAAATATGGAACCGTCAGAAGCGATTATGTCTATTGCCGATTGGATTCGAATTAAAAAATCCGCTCAGACAGTCGTTGATGAAGAAGAACCAATTATGGATGAATTATTTCTAGTAGGTCAAAACTAA
- a CDS encoding phage replisome organizer N-terminal domain-containing protein: MVEISWIKLSVNIFDDEKMKLIDEMPENDAIFRIWVYLLSLAGKTNDSGLVYLSNHIPYTDEMISALCNRPVSTVRLALKTFRDFGLIEIYNDNLISISNWEKHQNIDGMDKIREQNRIRKQAQRERQALLSGHVTSRDSHATEEDKNKSKNKKKNNNTMSDKSDDVIPYSEIISYLNEKTGRSFRTTEAHKRFIKARWNEDYKLDDFKKVVDNKVADWTGKTINGQPAEKYLQPSTLFGTKFDNYLNQTPMRQEQAQPYDDLGLPF; this comes from the coding sequence ATGGTTGAAATTAGTTGGATTAAATTGAGCGTTAATATTTTTGATGATGAAAAAATGAAATTGATTGATGAGATGCCAGAAAATGATGCGATCTTTAGAATATGGGTTTACTTGCTTAGTTTGGCGGGAAAAACAAATGATTCTGGGCTTGTCTATTTAAGTAATCATATTCCATATACTGATGAAATGATTTCTGCTTTGTGTAATAGGCCTGTTTCTACTGTAAGATTGGCTCTTAAAACATTCAGAGATTTTGGTTTAATCGAAATTTACAATGATAATCTCATTAGTATAAGTAACTGGGAAAAGCATCAAAATATTGATGGAATGGATAAAATTCGAGAGCAGAATAGGATAAGAAAGCAGGCACAGCGCGAAAGGCAAGCTTTGTTAAGTGGTCACGTGACGTCACGTGACAGTCACGCAACAGAAGAAGATAAGAATAAGAGTAAGAATAAGAAAAAGAATAATAATACTATGTCAGATAAATCTGACGATGTTATTCCATATTCTGAAATTATTTCTTACTTGAATGAAAAAACAGGGCGAAGTTTTAGAACTACTGAAGCTCACAAACGTTTTATCAAAGCGAGGTGGAATGAGGATTATAAACTAGATGACTTTAAGAAGGTCGTTGATAATAAAGTTGCTGACTGGACAGGCAAAACAATAAATGGTCAACCAGCAGAAAAATACTTACAACCTTCAACGTTGTTCGGAACGAAGTTTGATAATTACCTTAATCAGACACCAATGCGCCAAGAACAAGCACAGCCTTATGATGATCTTGGATTGCCATTTTAG
- a CDS encoding ATP-binding protein, whose translation MESIGDVIGKFVDMNKFNAMTDKVIARPEIEKFISDNKMTSDEVSKSYSKFYEYLKEKNKFDNNEKTALSGHEPFLIMNCGYADVVYRETEEVIKRRKKAEFVKRLNRNSIVRDMTIKKASFENFNAVTDEEKRALAFAKEVSEYYYTGGEGNTVVSGPAGTGKSHLAMSILKDCLQHTDLTVIFASWSEVLHLIKDSFDNKDSFYSTEYFMEVFRNTDLLVIDDIGSEKITEWSMSLLTEVLDARTKTIITTNLKSDEIRKKYHNRTYSRLFRGIGKKAFNFENIKDKRVSQLPF comes from the coding sequence ATGGAAAGTATCGGAGATGTTATTGGAAAATTTGTTGATATGAATAAATTTAATGCAATGACTGATAAAGTTATCGCTCGTCCAGAAATAGAAAAATTCATTTCGGATAATAAGATGACTAGCGATGAAGTTTCAAAAAGTTATTCTAAATTCTACGAATATCTTAAAGAGAAAAATAAATTTGATAATAACGAAAAAACAGCATTGAGTGGACATGAACCTTTTTTGATTATGAACTGTGGTTATGCCGATGTTGTCTATCGTGAGACTGAAGAAGTGATTAAACGTAGGAAAAAAGCTGAGTTTGTCAAAAGGCTTAATCGCAATAGCATTGTGAGAGATATGACAATAAAAAAAGCAAGTTTTGAAAATTTTAATGCAGTAACTGACGAAGAAAAGAGAGCTTTGGCGTTCGCAAAAGAAGTATCTGAATATTATTATACTGGCGGTGAGGGAAATACTGTAGTAAGCGGGCCAGCAGGAACAGGGAAAAGTCACCTAGCCATGAGCATCTTAAAAGATTGTTTACAGCATACTGATTTAACCGTTATTTTTGCAAGTTGGTCAGAGGTTCTTCACTTAATCAAAGATAGTTTTGATAATAAAGACAGCTTTTATTCAACTGAATACTTCATGGAAGTTTTTAGAAATACTGACTTATTAGTTATTGATGATATTGGAAGCGAGAAAATAACAGAATGGTCGATGTCTTTACTGACAGAAGTTTTGGATGCAAGGACTAAGACTATTATTACCACTAATCTAAAAAGTGATGAAATAAGAAAAAAATATCATAACAGGACATATAGCCGTTTGTTCAGAGGTATTGGAAAAAAAGCATTCAATTTTGAAAATATTAAAGATAAGCGTGTTAGTCAGTTGCCATTCTAG
- a CDS encoding DUF1125 domain-containing protein yields the protein MILKDTHDRTLINFIYRGHTEMFDSAFLNREVNIFRTNCSGTVIVNLEDTKND from the coding sequence ATGATTTTAAAAGATACTCATGATAGAACACTCATTAATTTTATTTACAGGGGCCACACTGAGATGTTTGATTCTGCATTTCTTAATCGAGAAGTAAACATTTTCAGAACAAATTGTAGTGGCACGGTAATTGTTAACTTGGAGGACACGAAAAATGACTAA
- a CDS encoding DUF1642 domain-containing protein, which produces MTKFEEEVSNLPVSIITNYGDYWNKAQLLTVFKDWQPQQALPVVPEFVAEWIEILKTKGLKPLKNPETYGETGFTEEKLQNIVFWISEHQEDYLRAWLDGYTVEKPQLFYIELPKVFGLSDSTSDSTFVSKAESGIISEFTKGKVYALKLTEQEIKSIDERYWQFAVPVEDGE; this is translated from the coding sequence ATGACTAAGTTTGAAGAAGAAGTAAGTAATTTACCAGTTTCTATAATTACAAATTATGGAGATTACTGGAATAAAGCTCAACTACTAACGGTATTCAAAGATTGGCAACCACAGCAAGCCCTGCCAGTCGTGCCTGAGTTTGTGGCTGAGTGGATAGAAATATTAAAAACTAAAGGCCTTAAACCACTAAAAAATCCAGAAACATACGGAGAAACTGGCTTTACAGAAGAAAAACTACAAAATATTGTATTTTGGATTTCTGAACACCAAGAAGATTATTTGCGTGCATGGCTAGACGGCTACACAGTCGAAAAACCGCAGCTGTTCTATATTGAATTACCAAAAGTTTTTGGATTAAGCGATTCAACCAGCGATTCAACCTTCGTATCAAAAGCGGAAAGTGGAATAATCTCAGAATTTACAAAAGGAAAAGTTTATGCATTAAAATTAACAGAACAAGAAATCAAGTCAATTGATGAGCGTTACTGGCAGTTTGCTGTGCCTGTGGAGGACGGAGAATGA
- the dut gene encoding dUTP diphosphatase: protein MTREFKTLNGNATIPERATEHSAGYDISASETVTIQPDEIKMVSTGLAVQLGDDEVLKLYDRSSNPVKRGIALINSVGIIDSDYYPQEFKGLFMNISKEPVTISKGQRIMQGVFVKYLTTDDDNANGKRTGGFGSTDKH, encoded by the coding sequence ATGACAAGAGAATTTAAAACACTAAACGGAAATGCGACTATTCCAGAACGAGCGACAGAACATAGCGCAGGATATGACATTTCAGCAAGTGAAACAGTTACGATTCAACCTGATGAAATTAAAATGGTAAGCACTGGGCTAGCTGTTCAACTTGGTGATGATGAAGTATTGAAATTATACGACCGTTCAAGTAATCCAGTTAAGCGTGGCATTGCATTGATTAATTCAGTAGGAATTATCGATTCAGATTACTATCCGCAAGAATTTAAAGGCTTATTTATGAACATCTCAAAAGAGCCTGTAACCATTTCTAAAGGTCAAAGAATAATGCAAGGGGTATTTGTCAAATACCTTACAACAGACGATGACAACGCAAATGGAAAGCGTACAGGTGGTTTTGGCTCAACTGATAAGCATTAA
- a CDS encoding HNH endonuclease: MKDLIYKNIKHGLYEIDEFGNVYSKYKNGFLKPKRDKDGYLSLALSGGKRGNICFTRVATLVIVTYVGLPEKHIKDPTVNHIDGNKLNNHYSNLEWIGRSKNSSIRENKGVGSKNPAAILNETDVEKICELLLKKELSMYEISLMFGVTKSAINNIKRCKVWKEITSKYFGSTGEV; encoded by the coding sequence ATGAAAGATTTAATTTATAAAAACATTAAGCATGGACTTTATGAAATAGATGAGTTCGGAAATGTTTATTCAAAATATAAAAATGGATTTTTAAAGCCAAAACGTGATAAAGATGGTTATTTATCGTTAGCATTATCTGGTGGTAAAAGAGGTAATATCTGCTTTACAAGAGTTGCAACTTTAGTGATAGTAACATACGTAGGGCTTCCTGAAAAACATATCAAAGACCCAACGGTTAACCATATTGACGGTAACAAATTAAATAACCACTATTCAAACCTAGAATGGATAGGACGTTCTAAAAACAGTTCAATTAGAGAAAATAAAGGTGTGGGATCTAAAAATCCTGCTGCTATATTGAACGAAACAGATGTAGAAAAAATTTGCGAACTTTTATTAAAAAAAGAGCTTTCAATGTATGAAATATCATTGATGTTTGGAGTTACTAAAAGCGCAATAAATAATATAAAAAGGTGCAAAGTATGGAAAGAGATAACGAGTAAATACTTTGGTAGCACTGGGGAGGTGTGA
- a CDS encoding DUF1660 domain-containing protein: MKLMCKLFGHKWIYYDLHKRCNWCDERVWFIRDIELLKGLKKTQEAFRAFGISCKELSFNRSDLDESENVFPEKWLDKHMD, from the coding sequence ATGAAACTAATGTGTAAGCTGTTCGGGCATAAGTGGATTTACTATGATCTACACAAACGCTGTAATTGGTGTGATGAAAGAGTTTGGTTTATTAGAGACATTGAATTATTAAAAGGACTCAAAAAAACTCAAGAAGCATTCAGAGCATTTGGTATATCATGCAAAGAATTATCTTTCAACCGCTCAGACCTTGACGAGTCAGAGAACGTGTTTCCTGAAAAATGGCTTGATAAACACATGGATTGA
- a CDS encoding SPFH domain-containing protein, with protein MWISFMILITIIVITTIISILFWIFSDRYYRVSNTIITSIFGFFIALVWFLLIFALSSVSVPTGYASLEKSWGGRYTGKVFTETGRHFWAIAPSYDTKRVDIRNNKEAVPVNVMKDKTYNVSASVEVVYDLQPNKLVDLLSNYSDYKNTVIGAIVKNVITSNNILANSQSLTPKDEKEIENELAKYGVKVTNIYMNSYKLTNSSNYALNANVNSNNN; from the coding sequence ATGTGGATTTCATTTATGATTTTAATTACTATTATTGTAATCACAACAATCATTTCAATATTATTCTGGATATTCAGTGATAGATATTATAGAGTATCTAATACTATTATCACTTCTATTTTTGGTTTCTTTATTGCCCTAGTATGGTTCTTGCTTATATTTGCGCTCTCAAGTGTTTCAGTTCCAACTGGATATGCTTCACTAGAGAAAAGTTGGGGAGGACGATATACTGGGAAAGTTTTCACTGAAACTGGAAGACACTTCTGGGCTATAGCTCCATCTTATGACACAAAGCGAGTAGATATTAGGAATAATAAAGAAGCTGTTCCAGTCAATGTAATGAAAGACAAAACTTACAATGTAAGCGCCAGTGTTGAAGTAGTATATGATTTGCAACCAAATAAGTTGGTAGATCTACTCTCTAACTATTCTGACTATAAGAATACAGTTATCGGAGCAATCGTTAAGAATGTTATTACCAGTAATAATATACTTGCAAATTCTCAATCTTTAACTCCAAAAGATGAGAAAGAAATTGAGAACGAATTAGCAAAATATGGTGTTAAAGTTACAAATATTTATATGAACAGTTATAAGCTGACTAACTCTAGCAATTACGCATTGAATGCCAACGTTAATTCAAATAATAATTAA
- a CDS encoding HNH endonuclease: MIDVSTPKARHRFYCSGAWRRMREQILKRDNNECQWCKAEGKVTTAKTATLEIDHIKELEYHPELALEPSNLRTLCHDCHNIRHNRHKDKQFDDETFEF; the protein is encoded by the coding sequence ATGATAGATGTGAGCACACCAAAGGCAAGGCACAGGTTCTATTGCTCAGGAGCATGGAGGCGTATGAGAGAACAGATACTCAAGCGCGATAACAATGAATGTCAGTGGTGCAAAGCAGAAGGCAAAGTAACAACAGCTAAGACTGCGACACTAGAGATAGATCATATCAAGGAGCTTGAGTACCATCCAGAGCTTGCACTAGAGCCTAGTAACCTTCGTACCTTGTGTCATGACTGCCACAACATCAGACATAACAGACACAAGGACAAACAGTTTGATGATGAAACGTTTGAATTTTAA
- a CDS encoding P27 family phage terminase small subunit, which yields MAKSKLEIELLGLINEKSASEIEKVERYCSLVRISRNLDKSISKDGTMIKVVNGNQEFLKPNPAISEKVKINTALIKLDEFFEEKRAEKGKNNDFNEEDLYAD from the coding sequence ATGGCAAAAAGCAAACTTGAAATAGAATTATTAGGGCTAATTAATGAAAAATCAGCTTCAGAAATCGAAAAGGTGGAGAGATATTGTAGTTTGGTTAGAATATCCAGAAACCTTGATAAATCTATTTCTAAAGATGGAACGATGATAAAAGTCGTTAATGGTAATCAAGAATTTTTGAAACCAAACCCTGCCATTTCTGAGAAAGTAAAAATTAATACAGCTCTTATAAAATTGGATGAATTTTTCGAGGAAAAACGAGCCGAAAAGGGCAAAAATAATGATTTTAATGAGGAAGATTTATATGCTGATTAA
- a CDS encoding terminase TerL endonuclease subunit has translation MLIKYVSDYINSYHAQKVKLNKERIELVEYIAREIEPRLERKEIHFDESQINKCIRYIETFYFKLEDFQKFIISFIFLFWSDGNDIVFEQFLIMMGRGGGKNGLISGVTNYLQTPMHGIPKYHISLVANSEDQAKMSFEEIYDTIEMNEKLQRMFSWGKKEIKNRKTQSIIRYKTSNGNTKDGLRDGAVVFDEIHQYEDHKVTDVYISGLGKVANPREFYIGTDGFVREGFIDEMKELAHKVLKGDADFDELFPFICKLNDEQEVDDPTNWEMANPMFTLPMSSYAKRLYKKVTKQYKKLEVNPSGRDEFMTKRMNLPVTDIERSVATYEELKATKKEFPELRNLPAVGGFDFASTRDFIAVGALFKVDGDYVFKSHSFVRKEFVDRIYSYSKPNENVNGKRRFAPIRQWEDEGLLTVLDEPSMDAQHVVDWFVRMRDEEGYEFQTICGDGYKMREYLQPKFEEAGFEVSWNGKFEEPLGYRVEVIRNFRAIDAQLSTVIEDSFANQKINFGDNDMMRWYTNNVLRHLKKDGNVEYIKKEDVRRKTDGFKAFEAAMFKADLLNEVDTADFYDNLGWFMG, from the coding sequence ATGCTGATTAAATATGTCAGTGATTATATCAATTCTTATCATGCTCAAAAAGTAAAACTTAACAAGGAACGTATAGAACTTGTTGAATATATCGCTAGAGAAATTGAACCTCGTCTTGAAAGAAAAGAGATTCACTTTGATGAAAGTCAAATAAATAAATGTATCAGATATATCGAAACATTTTATTTTAAACTAGAGGACTTTCAAAAATTTATTATTAGTTTCATTTTTTTATTTTGGAGTGATGGGAATGATATTGTTTTTGAACAATTTTTAATCATGATGGGGCGTGGTGGCGGTAAGAATGGTTTAATCTCTGGAGTAACTAACTACTTGCAAACTCCAATGCACGGAATTCCCAAATATCATATTTCGCTTGTCGCAAATAGTGAAGATCAAGCTAAAATGAGCTTTGAAGAAATCTACGACACAATTGAGATGAATGAAAAACTTCAAAGAATGTTTTCTTGGGGTAAAAAAGAAATCAAAAATCGCAAAACCCAGTCTATTATTCGCTATAAGACAAGCAATGGAAATACAAAAGATGGTTTGCGTGACGGTGCAGTAGTATTTGATGAAATACACCAATATGAAGACCATAAAGTAACAGATGTTTATATTTCTGGTTTGGGGAAAGTTGCTAATCCAAGAGAGTTCTATATCGGAACAGATGGATTTGTTCGCGAGGGATTCATTGATGAAATGAAGGAATTAGCTCATAAAGTACTCAAAGGTGATGCTGATTTTGATGAATTATTTCCTTTTATTTGCAAACTGAACGATGAGCAAGAAGTCGATGATCCAACAAATTGGGAAATGGCTAATCCTATGTTTACTCTTCCAATGAGCAGTTATGCGAAAAGATTGTATAAAAAGGTTACAAAGCAATATAAGAAACTGGAAGTAAATCCGAGTGGGCGTGATGAATTTATGACCAAACGTATGAATTTGCCGGTTACTGACATTGAAAGAAGCGTGGCAACTTATGAAGAATTGAAAGCAACCAAAAAAGAATTTCCAGAATTAAGAAATCTACCTGCAGTTGGGGGATTTGACTTTGCCTCTACCCGTGACTTTATTGCAGTTGGTGCATTATTTAAGGTTGATGGGGATTATGTTTTCAAATCTCATTCATTTGTTCGTAAAGAATTTGTTGATAGAATATATAGCTATTCAAAGCCAAATGAAAATGTTAATGGTAAGCGACGATTTGCCCCGATTAGGCAATGGGAAGATGAGGGATTGCTCACAGTATTAGATGAACCGTCAATGGATGCACAGCACGTTGTAGATTGGTTTGTTCGTATGCGTGATGAAGAAGGTTATGAATTCCAAACTATTTGTGGAGATGGCTATAAAATGAGGGAGTATTTACAACCTAAATTTGAAGAAGCTGGGTTTGAAGTCTCTTGGAATGGTAAATTTGAAGAACCGCTCGGTTATCGTGTGGAAGTTATTCGCAACTTTAGGGCTATTGATGCGCAATTATCAACGGTAATTGAGGATAGTTTCGCCAATCAAAAAATTAATTTTGGTGATAATGACATGATGCGTTGGTACACAAATAATGTACTTAGACATTTGAAAAAAGATGGGAATGTGGAATATATCAAAAAAGAAGATGTCAGACGAAAAACAGATGGATTTAAAGCTTTTGAAGCAGCAATGTTTAAGGCTGATTTACTAAATGAAGTAGATACAGCTGATTTCTATGATAATTTGGGTTGGTTTATGGGATAA